The window AGGCGTGTGTTATCGCCCACAATCCGCACTGTATAGCTTTTACGGCTGTTCAGGGCATCCAACAACGGCTGATTGACGTCAGCGAATGTCAGTTCGACGTTGGCATCCGCCAACAACTTCCCAATAAATCCACGGCCAATATTACCCGCGCCAAAATGTAATGCTTTCATGAGACATAACCTTAAAAGAACATAAAAAGAGGCCGCCCGAAGGCGGCACTAGCCACATCAATTAGGCACTCTTTTTACCGGAGAGTAAGTCGAGTACTTCCTGAACATCCTGCGTATGCGCCAGACGTTCAATGACAGCGTCATCATCCAGTGCGTTGGTCAGGCTGGTGATAACCTGAATGTGTTCGTTGTTACGGGCAGCGATACCGATAACCAGACGTGCAACCTCATCTTCTTCATCGCCAAAGCGAACCCCTTCAGGGTATTGACAGAAAACCACGCCCGTTTTCAGTACGCGATCTTTCGCTTCAATCGTACCGTGCGGTACCGCGATCGATTCGCCCAGATAAGTAGAGGTCAGCTTCTCGCGCTCCAGCATCGCTTCAACATACTCAGGCTCGACGTAGCCGCCTTTCACCAGTTGCTCACCAGCGAAACGGATTGCCTGCTCTTTGTGTGTCGCATGCTGATTCAGGAACACATTACCCGCCCCCAGTTGGAACAGGTTCGTCTGCGTATCGGCTACAGCCGGCGCAGGCGTCGCAACGGTTTCAGGCTTCGCGGCACCCTGCGCAGCCACCAGACGCGCTGCCAGGTCGCTATACAGGCCGCTATCAAGAAAGTTGGTCAGCGAAATATGCTGTGCCTGCGGCGCATGACGCATCGCACGCTCGGTCAGGTCACGGTGCGTAATCACCAGATCGACATCGTCCGGCAGACTGTTGATCGCGCTATTGGTTACCGAAATGTTGGTCAGCCCGGCATCCTGCACTTTCTTGCGCAGCACTCCCGCACCCATCGCGCTGGAACCCATACCGGCGTCACAGGCTACGATGATTTTACGCACGGTGCTCATATCGCCGCTGACGCCAGCGCTCGCCGCCGTACCTTTCGCAGACGCTTTCATTTCCTGTACGCGGCGCGTTGCGTCGCTCAGGTCTTCTTCTTTTTGCTTGGTGCTTTTCAGCAGAATCGCCGACACGATGAAGGAGACCGCGAAGGCCGCCGCAATGGCCGCAAGGTTAGCGAAGTAAGCACCTTTTGGCGTCATCGCCAGCACCGCCAGAATGGAGCCCGGTGACGCAGGAGAAACCAAACCGCCGCCCAGCACGCTCAGCGTAAACACGCCGGTCATCCCGCCCAGAATCACCGCGATAATCAGACGCGGATTCATCAGGACATAAGGGAAGTAGATTTCGTGAATCCCGCCCAGGAAGTGGATAATCGCCGCACCTGGCGCTGACTCTTTCGCGTTACCACGACCGAAGAACATATAAGCCATCAGCACGCCCATACCTGGGCCTGGGTTCGCTTCGATCAGGAAGAAAATAGATTTGCCCGTTTCCGTCGCCTGCTGAATGCCCAGCGGTGAGAAAATACCGTGGTTAATGGCGTTATTCAGGAACAGAATTTTCGCGGGTTCAACAAAGATGGACGTAAACGGCAGCAGGTTGTTCTGTACCATCAGGTTAACGCCGGAAGCCAGCACCTGAGAGAACACTTCAACCAGTGGACCGATTGCCAAAAATGCCAGAATTGCCAACAACATACCGATAATACCGGCAGAGAAGTTGTTGACCAGCATTTCAAAGCCACTCTTGATTTTACCGTCGACCACGCGGTCAAAACGTTTGATCGCCCAGCCGCCCAATGGACCGACGATCATCGCACCGAGGAACATCGGGATGTCGGTCCCGACGATCACACCCATCGTCGTAATTGCACCGACCACGCCACCACGCTCACCGAATACCAGACGTCCGCCGGTATAACCAATCAGCAATGGCAGCAAATACGTAATCATCGGGCCGACGAGCTTCGCCAACGTTTCATTGGGAATCCAGCCGGTAGGAATAAACAGAGCGGTAATAATACCCCAGGCGATAAAAGCGCCAATATTGGGCATGACCATATTGCTGAGGAAGCGACCAAAGTTTTGCACTTTGATCTTAATATCTGGTGAAAGCATAAAAACACACCCCTATTGAAACGCGCTGACAATAAGAGCGCGTGGTAATTATCGTGAGACGGCGTGGCAATATGTGTTAGTTGCAGCGATGGTTAGCAACAACAACCGACAGTCTTATTTTTTACCGAGCTATCAGCGGTGACCAAAACCTCGGCTGTTATAGACATATCGGTTACAAAAACACCGATTGCTTCCGTCAGTATTACTGTATGCAGCGCGGACTCTAACACGCTGTTTTCATACCGCAACTCCATGGCGGGAATGTGACAAAAATCACACAACCACCCTACATCAACGATACAAATAGGTGATTTACTTCACAAAAAACCGTTAAAAATGAAAAACTAAACCAAATTTCAGATAAACACAGCCCCTTATATGTGATACGCATCACATTTTAGTGAGCTGTATTTGTTTTATTTATGTGATACTGGTCACAATTTATTTTTACCCTCTCGCCAGCCCATAGTCCTCTTATCCAGAATGTCTCTCTGTCACCGCGCATCGCTAAAACGACACGGTTAGGGATAATTCACGCCATTTACCCCTCTGAGCGCATTTATTAAATTCTGCTGTTGCATCGGTAACGCCGCCACCATGCCGTTATATTGCGCGACCTGCTGCGGCGTACGGAATTGCACAGACGCGCCATTAAACACAGCCTGATCGCCCTGAACCTGAAGGAAATCGCCGATTTGAGTCAGGCTCTGTGCGAAGGCAATGGCATTAGGAATGGCGGGTAACAGCGCGTTGGTTGGCTGTATTACCGTGCGTGCATACAACCGCTCATAGGGTATCTGCACCTCTTCAGGCTGCTTGAGCGTCCGATGAGCATTGTCCGCC is drawn from Pectobacterium aroidearum and contains these coding sequences:
- a CDS encoding PTS mannitol transporter subunit IICBA, producing the protein MLSPDIKIKVQNFGRFLSNMVMPNIGAFIAWGIITALFIPTGWIPNETLAKLVGPMITYLLPLLIGYTGGRLVFGERGGVVGAITTMGVIVGTDIPMFLGAMIVGPLGGWAIKRFDRVVDGKIKSGFEMLVNNFSAGIIGMLLAILAFLAIGPLVEVFSQVLASGVNLMVQNNLLPFTSIFVEPAKILFLNNAINHGIFSPLGIQQATETGKSIFFLIEANPGPGMGVLMAYMFFGRGNAKESAPGAAIIHFLGGIHEIYFPYVLMNPRLIIAVILGGMTGVFTLSVLGGGLVSPASPGSILAVLAMTPKGAYFANLAAIAAAFAVSFIVSAILLKSTKQKEEDLSDATRRVQEMKASAKGTAASAGVSGDMSTVRKIIVACDAGMGSSAMGAGVLRKKVQDAGLTNISVTNSAINSLPDDVDLVITHRDLTERAMRHAPQAQHISLTNFLDSGLYSDLAARLVAAQGAAKPETVATPAPAVADTQTNLFQLGAGNVFLNQHATHKEQAIRFAGEQLVKGGYVEPEYVEAMLEREKLTSTYLGESIAVPHGTIEAKDRVLKTGVVFCQYPEGVRFGDEEDEVARLVIGIAARNNEHIQVITSLTNALDDDAVIERLAHTQDVQEVLDLLSGKKSA